The nucleotide sequence CCTTGTCTAAGTCCACGTTTTCCCGCAAAATAACCATGAAGTTCCCCATTAATGCTCAGCGAGTAGGTCACCATTGAAACACATGACATGATCCAATTCACCATTTTACTATGAAAACCAAATCGGTTGAGAATTGTCTCTAGAAAAGACCAGTTGACTGTATCGTATGCCTTTTGGATATCAATTTTAAAAGCACATCTAGCCGGGCCTCTACTAAGATGATAATTATGCATCAATTCCTGCGTCAGGAGAATATTATCAATGATTTTTCTACCCGGAACAAACGCCGACTGATTTATGCTGACCAAGCTTCCCAAACTCCCTTTAATCCTATCTGTGATGATCGTACTGATGCATTTAAAGAGCACATTACAGCAAGAAATAGGTCGGTAGTCAATAACGGAGTTAGGAGTATCCTTTTTAGGAACGAGAGCCAAGATCGTGTGGTTGACTTGTTTCAGAAGTTTACCATTTTGAAAGAAATCAAGAACCGCATTCGTTACCTCATCGCCTACAATATCCCACGATTGCTTAAAGAAAGCAGACGTGAACCCATCAGGGCCCGGGGCTTTATTTTCACCAATACTAAACATGGCTGTTTTAACCTCCTCTCGAGTCCCTTGTCTGACCATGTTATCAGCCGATACTTGGCTAAGGGTATTAATAAAGAGATCCTCATCATCAAAATTCTGAACTATCTGATCAGTACCCAAAAAATTTGAATAATGCTCCACAAGGGCAGTAGTAACATCCTCACCTTCAAATCGATTCCCATGTACATCATGAATACAACTAATTTTGTTTCTGAAATTTCTGCTTTTCACCACATTATGAAAATAAGCCGTATTCGAGTTACCTGCACACAGCCATTGAACCTTCGATTTTTGCTTTAGGAAACATTCTTCGTCATAGGCCGCCTCCTGAAAGTCATGAAGACACTTGGCAGCCAAATCACGAGCTTCTACATCAAGGGGATTAGAATCAACTAACTGCTGAGCCGAATCCAGCTCATTACGCAACCTTTTAACCTTCTCATGAAGGTTCCCTTGCTGGTGCAAGAGTTTACGGAAACATGGTTTCAGATTTCTCATTTTCCTAGTAACCGAAAACATAGCATAACCTCGAACATCCTTGGCCCATTCACGAACAACAAACTGCCTGAAATCCGGTTTAGAAGTGAGAAAATTTGGAAATTTAAACGGCTTCTGCTTTTTACGAGGAATAGCTGGTAACTTTAGGATACAGGGGGTGTGATCAGAGACCCTAGCCGGCTGAAACAAAGCATAAACATTAGGGAATAAATCCATAAATTTAATGTTACTCATGATACGATCTAATTTCTTGAGGACTCCAATCCCTTCTCTAGGATTTTGGTTCCAAGTGTAATGAAGCCCATGACTCCGAACATCCACAAGCTCAGCAACTTGGATGCAATCAAAGAATTCCCTCATACTAATGGTATGACTCGAAGGACCATAAAGACAATCACcaattaacacatatgattgcactatcaagttcacaagactcaattaggcacattatcaacacttagttctcatttaggcattttaacaaacacctaatgtgcatgattttacatatttactaactagttcctaactagttatttttaccaagattaacatcaaaattcaccactatcacttatgatcaattactcaaacttgcaaattgttcaagtatcttgttcctactagcaactatgatgtttttaaacatgtgtacatcatcatctttactacataatcaaaacccacttgacACATGAGTGTATGATCATGGATTCACAACCATgaacatcaattcaacaagtacatgactagggtttactcctagacatagtTTCATCACTAATTTCACCCAAACAACAAACATGCAAGTTCAGATTCGAGTTCTCTAGTTTTGCTCAGAATTTCAACTAGAGATTTCTCAAGAAATTTACATACCCTATGACTCCTTTTTCAATGGAGATCACTAATTCATActcggattttgatttggacttgatttgccccttcaatttgatgaaattgTGTTGATTAGGGTTTGACCCTTCTTGGTCGCCCCTGAGCTCGATCCAGAACAcacactgtgtgtgtgtgtgtttgtatttgtttttattaaataactttTCTAGTTATCCCACTTTAACCCCTCGTGTTTGGttcgttattaagtaggccacggCCTACTTATTTCTTTTAACAAttttcccacttattaactaggttaaatgttcttagttaacttagcgggttcgggaatatttataactaagtttattttaggtcccgttaggtcgggccttctataaactttatttcctccAAAAGCCTTTATACTACATTTATCTAATATCAggttttttgggtaaagggattACCCAGGTAAATTTTATAAATGCGAAAATAAGAACAAGGGCATGCCCGAAGAGGACACACCAACTAGGCTTGACATACCAACGCCTAGGACACAAGAAAACCACAACCCACAAACACAACCAACAAAAAACAACTAACACAAAATGGCCAACACTACACAAGAACGACTAAACTAACTAAAATTAGCTAGCCCGGATCATTTGCCTCATCATTGGAGCCGATCTTCCATGTCCTTAGAAGACTCTCAATACTCGATTGTCTTCGGAACTTGAACCCCATTAAACGTAAACGAACAGCTTCCTTAATCCTCTGAATCACCACATTCTGATCAGCAAAAGCATTGGAAAATAGACAATTGTTTCTCTCTTGCCATATGAAGTAAGTCGAAGCCGCAATAACCAGCTTGCATATAATATGCCCCGTCTTATTCGAGCTTGCATTTCGTTCCATCCACGTCATAATCGATTGCCAAGTGCTATCAACATTACCCATTTGAACCATATTCTTAACTTCGTTCCACACTTTAGAAGCAAACGAGCACTGAAAGAACAAATGATCTCTAGAGTCCCGATTAGTTCTACACAGCGGACAACACATGAGGTTTAAATTTGTTACACTTCCTGCCTCCCACGCAGCAAGCCGGTCTTGGGTTTTAAGTTTATTCTTTATGACTAACCATAAGTGAAATGAATGTCGAGGGATGCATTGAGAAAACCATACCCCATCAACCCAGGAGACCTGATTCTGCCTACACCGAATAGCATGCCACACTTCTGATGAACAAAACGAACATGAGTTCCCATCCAAGTCTCTCCAAACCGTACGGTCCACCATATTTTGTGTCAATTGAGGAGCATTTAACCCAATCAAAACCGGGTATAAATCATACCAAGCTTACGGCCATCTCCAGTTTCCGTTTTCATCAACTAGATCCAAAATAGAAGAAGAGATGTTGAAGCCAGCATTAGTTATTCTCCGTGGCGATATAAAAGAGCTTAACGGACTAATTTGACACCAATTATCCCACCAGACATTTGTTTGAGCCCCACTTCGAACAACCTTCCATATAAAAGGCCTAACAACACTACGAAGAGATAAGATTTTCCTCCATCCCCAGCTCATATTACCTTTGCTATTGATATCCCAAAAACTCCTACCTTTCAATTTGTGTGTATGTATCCATTGAACCCAAAGAGACTTCCTATTAACCAGAATGCTCCAGATATGATTAGTCATAAGTGCCTTATTCACATCCGAAATACACTTTATACCTAAACCACCCTCACTCTTCGGCAAGCAAACATCAGCCCAAGAGACTTTCGCCTTAACTCTACTCAGGTTGTTACCATTCCATAAGAACCGTCGCATAAGCTTCTCAAGGTCAGTGATGACCCTAGAAGGAATAATAAAAACGGATGCCCAATAGATATGCATGGCTGATAAAACGGAGTTGATAAGTTGTAGTCTACCAGCAAAAGAAAGAGACTTATTACCAAACCCTAATatcaggtttatttatttaaaatcctaatattcaccgggctattttaccactaacggtactttacccgtcttttagtattaacatgggttaattaccaaacccgttttcggggtgttacatcacAGGTATGGAATAACATTAAAACAATGGTGGATATGGATAATGTTAGTGATTCTTGGAGCTCTTTTTCGGATTGGATGAACCAGCACTCGAATTCTAGGAAGATGGAGCATGTTGTATGTAAATTGGTGCTAGCTGCGTCGGTTTACTTCATATGGCATGAACGAAATAACCGGCTATTCTCCCGATTACAGTGTTCGGCTACACAGGTATCCGAGAAGATTAAAAACTCAGTTAGGCATCGGTTGATGGGTTTCAAGTTTCAAGGTCATGCTGATCATAATAAAGTTCTGAAAAAGTGGCAGATCCCTTTAAGGGCGCTGGATGAAGACCCGGGATAGCTTAGATCCTATGGTGTGTATTTAGTGGGTTTTCTTGTTAGTTGATGAGGTCTTGTGTTTGGGTTGTGTTTTGTAACTGTTCGTGTTGTTTGCTGGTTGTGTTTTTCTGGTTTTCCTAGTCTTGGTATGTCAAGGCTAGCTGTGTGTGCTATATCAGGCACACCTTTGTACTTATTGGTCTATTTATAAAattttaccggggtaaccctttacccaaaaaaaacaattatttttttataatctttggaaaaattagtgtttaaaccataaataatctttcagtttgtcaaaagataagtactaatacGTATAATaaattatacttttgaaaacatgaacataacaaataggtacacatatttcaccccaaaacatttgaaaacagtaaaagaggggattatgtactcacttgagagtgcttagaagtcttgaacaactaccaagcaagctagagggatcacagaaatcaaacggcacctaatataggtaaactacataaataaaccggacctaaatcggaagatcggataggatgaggtctcgtaaaccaaatgagtgtgggaactcatatgatatggtttaacaaagcctatatactaaaacgaaacctaacctaagtgctttttttgggtaaagggttaccccgatgAATTTTATAAATGAAACCAAATAAGTACAAGGATGTGTCAAAGCAACACATCaactagacttggcataccaagactaggcCAACAACCAaagaaaccaaacaaacaaaaaaaacccAGACTAAACGTTAACTAGCAAACTAAACAATCACGGCCCAAAAACCAAATCTAGgccgaaaaaaaaaaaacaaaaaacataaagacaactAGCCTGGATCCGCTACATCATCCTTGCTATCATCTATCTTCCAGATTCTGAAAATCCTCCGCCTAGCAGAATCCACTTGGAACTTGAAACCCATGAGCCGAAGTCGAACCGAATTTTTGATCTTGTCAGCCACTTATAACTCTGTCAATTGATTAGAACTAAACAGCCGACTATTTCGCTCTTGCCAGACATAATAAGAAGTCGCAACCACCACCAATTTGCACACAATGTCATAAATTTTCTTAGAATTAGAGTATTGATCAACCCATTGCATTAAAGACTGCCATGTGTTATCTACACTCTCCAAATTCACCATGCTCTTCACGTTAGTCCAAACTTGATTTGCAAACCAACACTGAAAAAACAAATGATCTCTGCTATTTCGATCATGTTTGCACAAAGGGCAACACATAAGGTTAAGATTTGTAGCACTTCCAGCTTCTCAAACCGccaacctaacctaagtgcttacgacccattacgactcgtttaggtagcttacgctactttaacgcgttgttCGCGTAAAACATGTTctgaccgcctaactagtcctatgacaagtagtTCAAATAACCCTAATTCTCTCTCTAGCTAATGGCGACATCTGCTCTTGCCCGAAACCCTTGATTTTCAGCGTGATTTGTCAAGATCAGATCAGCGTTTAGAGGTTCTTACATCTAATACGTAATCTGTTTTTTGCGAATTGTTGGATTTGCGTCTAGGGTTTTTATCTTTCAATAACCGCcgcctttgtcacacccccaaaatccacctgcggagtatcaccgcttgggagcgtgactgaccaggatcaagccaccaatcatattgaacatgtaattaatattaaataaaataaatgtaaaccatccatccaatacgataggtgttcaaaacataaccatagtttcaaagtgtagcggaagcatagtaaataatccaacaatagttaatagttttaaatgtcataatagttcaacgtagaaaccacgatccttgtccacaacgacccgcttctccagtgtaagctccaagtacctaacgatctgcaaggcatgtaacagaatgatcaacaaactagttgagcgagttcacagtaagtaagtgcgtaacagtaagtaacgggtggctctaatgggccaatagtaagttatacaggtgggggcttcccatgttatgtgaccactagactattcgtatcaactactcgtatcatccctgttcttcatccgagaacagtagcgcgtatggggtgtgcgtaggttttacgcacgtatccttcacaaccgaggatagaagtaagtaatgcgtacacgtaggttttacgtgcgtgcctgacatccgaggcagtaattggcatatgaccacgtaggtgttatcctaacctacggaaccgtcctgacatccgaggaccatggtaggtgatagtctaggaaaagcatatatacgttcttagtcaatattaacctttatcccattcccacgacccgggaatcccatgccttagtaggagtgtgaactcaccttggtttgctcggtatgctaggttatgcactcacaagtaattaatcaagtcctattgtatgcacgtataacaaatcagttcatgttcgaaatgatacgctagtaatctaatatcacatagtgcttgatagccaatatcatgtatctatcatgtatcacgtaacagttaacccattcatacaattcacgtaattcatatgaacatttacaggatcatgcacctctcaaaaactcaggcaagtatgggggggggggctcccctgttcaaaactcggatggtacatgtaatcatcatacaacctcagACATATAATCAACATATAAATTCGGACATGGTTGCTCATgttttaaactcggtccaatatacattcattaaactcggtcaAGTATAGAAaaggattaaactcggaccaatgggATAAACATTAAAGTCGGACCATAATACTttcattatattcggaccatatAACCTTATAATAAACTCGGGCCCAATGTCACtagattaaactcggacatgctagtgtgtttaaactcggaccaaccaagtaacattaaactcggtccactatcataccattaaactcggaccaagtatTTTTATCAAACTCGGGCAATGGACATTTCATTAAACTCGgcccaattaaactcggaccatagacATTTCATTAAACTCGGGCTAAGGGTGTTGTTTATGTAATTCGGATTAAGTGATATTTCTAAAACTCGGTCACATGTTTTCATTATAAACTCAGACTATCACAACATAATATTAACCTCGGACATGATAACATATTCATTCACAACACTCTGAGAACATTTCAATCATTCGTTCATTAAGATCAAAGCAGTTACGTATATCATTCAAGCAAACCCTAAATCTAATCATATGACGGCAGATAACAAGATTATTCAATCGATGTTAAaccacaacaatcatcacaataataacctatcaagcatgcatctaatcatcgtCGTAATCTCAAATATCCAGAATttaaatcacagaatatcacatgagcaattagggttttctatgaacacaaaatcaagaaatcaatcagcaattaatcatgaacaatgattaaacaattaccttgaacgattctagaggaagaggaatcaagtgtgatgattatctagtgccaatgatgatggtgatgattgctagggagccaaagaaatgagagtacgtgcttgaattcttgtgaaaagtgattagtgaagtttagattagggttaagtatctaggatttcactaattaccatttacatccctaagtattatattttactcatgcacaccatctcaatcaattttacagtttcaccaccaagatcacatatttgacaagtctatcacaattaacaaa is from Helianthus annuus cultivar XRQ/B chromosome 9, HanXRQr2.0-SUNRISE, whole genome shotgun sequence and encodes:
- the LOC110875787 gene encoding uncharacterized protein LOC110875787, which produces MVDRTVWRDLDGNSCSFCSSEVWHAIRCRQNQVSWVDGVWFSQCIPRHSFHLWLVIKNKLKTQDRLAAWEAGSVTNLNLMCCPLCRTNRDSRDHLFFQCSFASKVWNEVKNMVQMGNVDSTWQSIMTWMERNASSNKTGHIICKLVIAASTYFIWQERNNCLFSNAFADQNVVIQRIKEAVRLRLMGFKFRRQSSIESLLRTWKIGSNDEANDPG